The Ferroacidibacillus organovorans genome contains a region encoding:
- a CDS encoding alpha-amylase family glycosyl hydrolase — protein sequence MKRRIFNRRQKINRAAGIVLTLGLLYPVMGAHATTYSTVQWDGLFADQGPLYFSPQEPSPIDPVQLTLRATANNLTSAEAIVYDNVTGITSTYPMSYSGTDANGLYEFWTVTLPASADTRFYYFQANDGTSTAYYNGFGAASTAPANGPTGGDFWIAPGFTTPTWAQRGVQYQIFVDRFFNGNTANDVTNGAYTWQGNPTVQLNWGQDPELGNQGGTDQVAFAGGDLEGVDQKLSYITNSLGANILYLNPIFTANTNHKYDTQNYFQVDPHFGGNSALQQLSSDVHNSTDSAGQKGRIVLDGVFNHTGASNAWFQGAQSSQTSSYYNWYTFSSWPNSYATFEGVANLPKLNYGSTSLQGEIYGNSNSVVQTYLNPPYLIDGWRLDAPGHVGANGYDPEANGNYNDPTNHAVWQGFRSSVKAANPNAFIFGEWFEGSQPYEWLNGNQWDSSVNYNGFLQPASEWITGYDDGFNANSIDPTQLDQWLHNTLVQAPRAAQLTQVNQLSTQDTPRFGERAAETISYKTYTAPNGSTFTEPYGGTPNVWKDDLGAFLEFSYVGLPTIYYGDEYGMMGGGTNDAGKRWTFDWSQVANGGNSVFQLYQQLIALRHQYSALRDGSFMTLVADDNTNVYAFSRFDANQRMLIILNNSNTTQTETIPAADAGCLIGSTLTNVTPLVNGVTEAASYTVDSSGNITVTLPGHYATMLEQAGGPLVSGAALPAVSSNTSPLTAGQTASIYYDGSLASTASTVTMHWGYNGWNSIIDTPMVKQDNGSWKATVSIPVGSQLNVAFYNQSGTWDNNGGQNYNMEIQMPGTVDTNPYPLVAGQPATIYYDGTLAPNASSIDMHWGYNGFTGVTDTAMTKQSNGSFAATITIPANANEFNVVFHDQNNNWDNNSGNNYNVPVQ from the coding sequence ATGAAACGCAGGATTTTTAATAGAAGGCAGAAGATCAACCGCGCTGCCGGGATCGTTCTTACATTAGGGTTGCTCTATCCTGTCATGGGGGCACACGCAACAACGTATTCAACGGTTCAGTGGGATGGCCTTTTTGCAGACCAAGGGCCATTGTATTTTTCACCGCAAGAGCCATCACCGATTGATCCGGTTCAGCTCACGTTGCGTGCAACTGCGAATAATTTAACAAGTGCTGAGGCGATTGTGTATGACAATGTAACAGGCATAACGTCGACGTATCCCATGAGCTATTCTGGAACTGATGCGAATGGTCTGTATGAATTTTGGACTGTCACGCTGCCCGCGAGCGCAGATACGAGGTTTTACTATTTTCAAGCGAATGACGGAACGAGCACTGCTTATTACAACGGGTTTGGCGCTGCGTCAACGGCTCCTGCCAATGGACCCACAGGTGGCGATTTTTGGATTGCACCTGGGTTTACGACGCCGACTTGGGCTCAAAGAGGTGTACAGTATCAGATTTTTGTTGACCGTTTTTTTAACGGAAACACAGCAAACGACGTGACCAATGGCGCCTATACCTGGCAAGGGAATCCGACGGTTCAATTGAATTGGGGACAGGACCCGGAACTTGGCAACCAAGGTGGAACAGATCAAGTCGCATTTGCAGGCGGGGATCTGGAAGGGGTTGACCAAAAGCTTTCGTATATCACGAATTCACTGGGAGCCAATATTCTTTATCTCAATCCAATTTTTACTGCAAACACAAATCACAAGTATGACACGCAAAACTATTTTCAAGTGGATCCGCACTTTGGCGGAAATTCGGCGCTTCAACAGCTCTCTTCGGATGTTCACAATTCAACGGATTCAGCGGGGCAAAAGGGTCGCATAGTTCTTGATGGTGTTTTTAATCACACCGGGGCGAGCAATGCCTGGTTCCAAGGGGCACAATCGAGTCAGACCAGCTCATATTACAATTGGTATACTTTCTCCTCTTGGCCAAATTCCTACGCTACCTTTGAAGGTGTTGCGAATTTGCCTAAGTTGAATTATGGGTCGACATCCCTGCAGGGTGAAATTTATGGTAATAGCAACAGCGTGGTACAGACTTATTTAAATCCGCCTTATCTCATCGATGGCTGGAGGCTTGACGCGCCAGGCCATGTCGGGGCAAATGGCTACGATCCAGAAGCAAATGGAAATTACAATGATCCGACGAATCATGCGGTCTGGCAGGGATTTCGCTCGTCTGTCAAGGCAGCCAACCCGAATGCATTTATATTTGGGGAATGGTTTGAGGGATCACAGCCCTATGAATGGTTAAACGGCAATCAATGGGACAGTTCCGTCAATTATAACGGATTTTTGCAGCCAGCTTCCGAGTGGATCACTGGATATGATGACGGATTTAACGCGAATAGCATTGATCCCACCCAATTGGATCAATGGCTGCACAATACGCTTGTCCAAGCACCGCGTGCCGCACAATTGACACAGGTGAATCAACTGAGTACACAAGACACACCACGATTCGGAGAACGGGCTGCAGAGACCATCTCCTATAAAACGTATACAGCACCCAATGGTTCGACATTTACGGAGCCTTATGGAGGAACTCCGAATGTATGGAAAGACGATTTGGGTGCTTTTCTTGAATTTTCATATGTGGGACTTCCAACGATCTACTACGGTGACGAGTATGGCATGATGGGTGGAGGGACAAATGACGCAGGAAAGCGCTGGACGTTTGACTGGAGTCAGGTTGCCAATGGCGGCAACAGCGTTTTTCAACTCTATCAGCAGCTCATCGCGTTGCGTCATCAATACAGCGCACTTCGAGATGGTTCCTTCATGACCTTGGTGGCGGACGACAATACAAATGTCTATGCATTTTCCCGTTTTGATGCAAACCAGCGAATGCTGATCATCTTAAACAATAGTAACACAACACAGACAGAGACGATTCCGGCAGCTGACGCGGGCTGCTTGATCGGCAGCACCCTTACAAACGTGACCCCGCTGGTTAACGGTGTGACAGAAGCCGCAAGTTATACGGTTGACAGCAGCGGTAACATTACAGTTACTCTGCCTGGACACTATGCGACAATGTTAGAGCAGGCAGGAGGTCCACTCGTATCTGGCGCAGCTTTGCCCGCAGTAAGTTCTAATACAAGTCCACTCACAGCCGGTCAAACGGCATCCATTTATTATGATGGGTCTCTTGCTTCGACGGCGAGTACAGTGACGATGCATTGGGGGTACAATGGCTGGAATTCTATCATCGATACGCCGATGGTGAAACAGGACAACGGTTCATGGAAGGCGACGGTTTCGATTCCAGTCGGCTCACAGTTAAATGTCGCCTTTTACAATCAGAGTGGGACGTGGGATAACAACGGTGGGCAGAATTACAATATGGAAATTCAAATGCCAGGCACTGTGGATACCAATCCATATCCGCTTGTTGCGGGTCAACCAGCAACCATCTATTACGATGGCACGCTAGCTCCCAATGCCTCATCCATCGATATGCATTGGGGATACAACGGGTTTACAGGCGTGACAGATACAGCGATGACTAAACAGTCAAATGGCAGTTTTGCGGCGACGATTACAATCCCGGCAAATGCAAATGAGTTCAACGTTGTGTTTCACGACCAAAACAACAATTGGGACAACAACAGCGGAAACAATTACAATGTACCTGTGCAGTGA
- a CDS encoding DMT family transporter encodes MNKKVLGGFYMALAASIWGGMYVVSKLILTVLQPLLLVWLRYVVALIVLALWMVITRQSWRIHRKDMPAILAIGMIGYTLSIGAQFYGTKLSTAQMGAMITSATPAFMVVFGRIFLGERVTLRRAVSAVLATIGVLMVVGIGGFNRSYQLGGFILVIAALTWALMSVFVKRVPHSYSQVAVTMYAILTATLAITPFVYAPLMRLSPGVFFHPVIFGGVLYLGVVSTAGAFFLWNKGLQWLDAGTGGLYFFFQPLIGTWLGWLILGERVGFLFWIGAFFILLGVSLVIKE; translated from the coding sequence ATGAATAAAAAGGTTTTGGGCGGATTTTACATGGCGCTTGCGGCAAGTATTTGGGGCGGCATGTACGTTGTAAGCAAGCTGATCTTGACTGTGTTGCAGCCGCTTTTGCTTGTGTGGCTTCGCTACGTGGTCGCGCTCATCGTGCTGGCGTTATGGATGGTGATCACGCGTCAATCCTGGCGCATTCATCGCAAAGATATGCCAGCGATTCTGGCGATTGGGATGATCGGATATACCTTGTCGATTGGCGCGCAGTTTTATGGAACAAAGCTATCCACCGCACAGATGGGCGCGATGATTACGTCAGCGACACCTGCGTTTATGGTTGTTTTTGGCCGGATTTTTTTGGGTGAAAGGGTTACGCTGCGAAGGGCAGTCTCTGCGGTGCTTGCCACAATCGGTGTATTGATGGTCGTTGGAATTGGTGGATTTAATCGTTCCTATCAACTTGGCGGCTTCATTCTGGTCATTGCGGCACTTACATGGGCGCTTATGTCCGTCTTTGTCAAGCGTGTTCCGCATTCCTATTCGCAGGTTGCCGTCACAATGTACGCCATTTTGACGGCAACCCTTGCCATCACACCATTTGTTTATGCGCCGTTGATGCGCCTTTCACCAGGGGTTTTTTTCCATCCCGTGATCTTTGGTGGCGTGCTGTATCTTGGCGTGGTATCTACTGCTGGGGCATTTTTCTTGTGGAACAAGGGCTTGCAGTGGCTTGATGCCGGTACGGGTGGGCTCTATTTTTTCTTTCAGCCGCTGATTGGGACATGGCTTGGCTGGCTGATTCTCGGTGAGCGTGTAGGTTTCCTGTTTTGGATCGGAGCTTTTTTCATTCTTCTTGGGGTATCTCTCGTGATAAAAGAATAA
- the qoxC gene encoding cytochrome aa3 quinol oxidase subunit III produces the protein MAIAHDAVLPDSDETKPLEYQREDDVLKIYGFWLFIATDLVLFGTLFATYVVLRANTAGGPGEAQLFEVPIFMAETLILLTSSFTCGLATFQMHRQKRGWLSFWLVVTVLLGASFIGLELSEFIKYATHGATLQRSAFLSAFFTLVGTHGCHVSLGILWMLSILYQLWRTGLDSTTARKVFVVGLYWHFLDVVWVFIFTVVYLTGVAHG, from the coding sequence TTGGCGATTGCGCATGACGCCGTTTTGCCAGATTCGGATGAGACCAAACCGCTTGAATACCAGCGTGAAGATGATGTGCTTAAAATTTACGGATTTTGGCTTTTCATCGCGACGGACCTCGTGCTCTTTGGCACGCTATTTGCAACCTACGTGGTGTTGCGCGCAAACACAGCCGGGGGCCCGGGCGAGGCACAATTGTTTGAGGTGCCGATCTTTATGGCAGAGACGTTGATCCTGCTTACGAGTAGCTTTACATGCGGCTTGGCCACGTTTCAGATGCATCGGCAAAAGCGCGGCTGGCTTTCGTTTTGGCTTGTGGTAACCGTCTTGCTGGGGGCATCGTTCATAGGCCTTGAACTCAGTGAGTTCATCAAATACGCAACGCACGGGGCGACACTTCAGCGCAGCGCGTTTCTCTCCGCATTTTTCACACTCGTTGGCACGCACGGCTGTCACGTATCGCTTGGAATTCTCTGGATGCTGTCAATTCTCTATCAATTGTGGCGTACAGGACTTGACAGCACGACGGCGCGCAAGGTGTTTGTGGTCGGTCTCTATTGGCACTTTCTCGATGTCGTGTGGGTGTTTATCTTCACGGTCGTCTATCTTACGGGGGTGGCGCATGGATGA
- a CDS encoding cbb3-type cytochrome c oxidase subunit I, protein MPGYDRHPPTPFFVSGDPMIYASDVLIALTLVGIVFVLTYFRRWRWLWEEWITTVDHKKIGIMYLLAALAMMFRGGVDSVLMRTQLAFPNNHFLGAEHYDQIFTTHGTIMILFMAMPLIFAMMNIAVPLQIGARDVAFPYLNAISFWLFFFGAMLFNLSFVIGGSPDAGWVSYPPLAETPFDPGPGENFYLLALQISGIGSIATGINFLVTILRMRAPGMTLMRMPLFPWSVLSASVLIIFAFPALTVALALLLIDRLAGAHFFSMVQGGNPMMYVNLFWVWGHPEVYIVVLPAFGIFSEVFATFSRKRIFGYTSMVASLMTIAVISYFVWAHHFFTMGAGPGVNSFFAIASMCVGIPTGVKVFNWLFTMFKGRIRTSLPMLWAIGFIPNFAIGGATGIMLAAAPGDYQYHNSYFLIAHFHQVLIGGVVYGMLAGMYYWWPKMFGFILDERIGRYAFWLFNIGFYVCFMPQYQLGFMGMTRRVYTYPSGLGWSTLNLISTIGAYLMGIAFILIVVEILYSAIWGVRDKTGDPWNGRTLEWSLPSPAPHYNFAHLPIVTGRDAWWTQKEEMKKGDEQRVTKPFQPIHMPKNSGRPFIMSLCFFFGGFGLVFEWYPLALAGLVGILTSLLMRSVERDTDYYIPVEEIQHIESSLGRA, encoded by the coding sequence ATGCCAGGCTATGATCGCCATCCGCCCACACCCTTTTTTGTCTCGGGTGACCCCATGATCTACGCTTCTGATGTTCTGATCGCATTGACGCTTGTCGGAATTGTTTTTGTGCTCACCTATTTTCGAAGATGGCGCTGGCTGTGGGAAGAATGGATCACGACAGTTGATCACAAAAAAATTGGCATTATGTACCTTCTCGCGGCGCTCGCGATGATGTTTCGCGGTGGGGTGGACTCTGTGTTGATGCGAACACAACTCGCGTTTCCGAACAACCACTTTCTCGGTGCAGAACACTACGACCAGATCTTTACGACACACGGAACGATCATGATCTTGTTCATGGCCATGCCGCTCATCTTTGCGATGATGAATATCGCGGTGCCTCTGCAGATCGGTGCGCGCGATGTGGCGTTTCCATACCTGAACGCGATTAGTTTCTGGCTATTTTTCTTTGGCGCAATGCTATTTAATCTGTCGTTTGTCATCGGAGGGTCGCCGGACGCGGGATGGGTCAGTTATCCTCCACTGGCAGAAACCCCGTTTGACCCAGGTCCAGGTGAGAATTTTTATCTTCTCGCGCTGCAAATCTCAGGAATCGGCAGCATCGCGACAGGGATCAATTTCCTGGTGACCATTTTGAGAATGCGCGCGCCTGGAATGACGCTGATGCGGATGCCGCTTTTTCCCTGGTCTGTTTTGTCTGCATCGGTCTTGATCATTTTTGCGTTTCCTGCATTGACGGTGGCGCTTGCGCTGCTTTTGATCGATCGTCTGGCAGGCGCCCATTTTTTTTCGATGGTGCAGGGCGGCAATCCGATGATGTACGTGAATCTCTTTTGGGTGTGGGGCCATCCCGAAGTCTATATTGTGGTTCTCCCGGCGTTTGGGATTTTCTCGGAAGTATTTGCGACATTCTCGCGCAAACGGATCTTTGGGTACACATCCATGGTCGCTTCCTTGATGACCATCGCGGTCATCAGCTACTTTGTATGGGCGCACCACTTCTTTACGATGGGGGCGGGACCTGGCGTCAATAGTTTTTTTGCCATCGCGTCGATGTGTGTGGGAATTCCGACGGGGGTAAAGGTGTTTAACTGGCTGTTCACGATGTTTAAAGGGAGGATTCGCACGTCGCTTCCCATGCTTTGGGCGATCGGATTCATTCCGAATTTCGCGATAGGCGGCGCGACGGGAATCATGTTGGCGGCAGCTCCTGGCGACTATCAGTATCACAACAGCTATTTTTTGATCGCCCACTTTCATCAGGTGCTCATCGGCGGCGTCGTCTATGGCATGCTCGCCGGGATGTACTATTGGTGGCCGAAGATGTTTGGCTTCATTCTTGATGAACGCATCGGACGCTATGCGTTTTGGCTCTTCAACATCGGGTTTTACGTTTGCTTCATGCCCCAATATCAACTCGGTTTTATGGGGATGACGCGAAGAGTCTACACCTATCCATCTGGACTCGGCTGGTCGACACTTAATCTCATTTCGACGATTGGCGCCTATTTGATGGGAATCGCCTTCATTCTCATCGTCGTCGAGATTCTCTACAGCGCAATTTGGGGTGTGCGCGACAAAACAGGTGACCCGTGGAATGGACGAACATTGGAGTGGTCTTTGCCCTCGCCAGCGCCCCACTACAACTTTGCCCATCTTCCTATTGTGACGGGGCGTGACGCGTGGTGGACGCAAAAAGAAGAAATGAAAAAAGGAGACGAGCAAAGAGTAACAAAACCGTTTCAGCCGATTCACATGCCAAAGAATTCCGGAAGGCCGTTCATTATGTCCCTGTGTTTCTTTTTTGGTGGGTTCGGGCTGGTTTTCGAGTGGTATCCGCTCGCGCTTGCAGGGCTTGTCGGTATATTGACGAGCCTCTTGATGCGATCGGTTGAGCGAGATACCGACTATTACATTCCTGTCGAAGAAATTCAGCATATTGAATCCAGTTTGGGGAGGGCATAG
- a CDS encoding cytochrome c oxidase subunit II, protein MAMHGFIRRSIRWLTLSICALSLTGCSSNVLVFHPAGPVSRIEEHLIILSIILVTIVVVPVILLLWYIVRTYRDTPNNTAPYEPEWSESRMLEGIWWGIPIVIVAVLGFFTAKDTFALTHPPEKVSNPLTILVTSLDWKWMFQYPGQQVATVNYCEIPAHRPVQFVLTSNAPMNSFWVPELGGQEYTMPGMAMRLWLQADQPGVYYGHGANFSGKGFAHMQFNVHAVRQVQFDAWVQHVKMTAPPLTMNGYHGLVQPSVVGQLSYSSYPPTIFRDMIKQEGGMYMKRDLSILGTPD, encoded by the coding sequence ATGGCGATGCATGGTTTTATCCGTCGCTCCATAAGGTGGCTGACACTTTCTATCTGTGCTTTATCATTGACAGGATGCAGTTCGAACGTTCTCGTTTTTCATCCGGCGGGACCCGTGAGCCGAATTGAGGAACATCTGATTATCTTGTCAATTATTCTTGTCACGATTGTCGTAGTACCCGTGATTCTTCTGCTTTGGTATATCGTTCGCACCTATCGCGACACGCCAAATAATACGGCCCCTTATGAACCAGAGTGGTCTGAGAGTCGCATGCTTGAGGGGATCTGGTGGGGGATTCCGATCGTGATCGTCGCTGTTCTCGGTTTTTTTACAGCAAAAGACACGTTTGCGTTGACGCATCCTCCGGAAAAGGTATCGAATCCACTCACGATCCTTGTCACATCCCTCGACTGGAAATGGATGTTTCAATACCCTGGCCAGCAGGTGGCCACAGTGAACTATTGTGAGATTCCCGCCCATCGTCCCGTCCAGTTTGTGCTCACGTCAAATGCTCCAATGAACTCCTTTTGGGTTCCAGAATTGGGTGGCCAAGAGTATACCATGCCGGGAATGGCGATGCGACTGTGGCTTCAGGCAGACCAACCGGGGGTCTATTATGGTCACGGCGCAAATTTTTCAGGCAAGGGGTTTGCGCATATGCAGTTCAATGTTCATGCAGTGAGACAAGTTCAATTTGACGCATGGGTACAACACGTAAAAATGACGGCCCCGCCTCTCACAATGAATGGATATCACGGCTTGGTGCAACCGAGCGTGGTTGGCCAGTTGTCCTATTCATCCTATCCGCCCACCATTTTTCGCGACATGATCAAGCAAGAAGGCGGAATGTACATGAAGCGGGATCTGTCTATTTTGGGGACGCCTGACTGA
- a CDS encoding cytochrome o ubiquinol oxidase subunit IV, translating to MNTNAADRAFPWNHIVGFVLSIALTLLALWMVQAHVIGFTALVSLILVLAALQIVVQLFLFMHIRDSPGPRYHIVALALGLLFTFAIVAGSIWIMTFGGNQAY from the coding sequence ATGAATACAAACGCGGCAGATCGGGCATTTCCTTGGAACCACATCGTGGGCTTTGTGTTGTCAATCGCGCTAACTCTGCTCGCTCTTTGGATGGTGCAGGCGCATGTGATCGGGTTTACTGCGCTTGTTTCACTGATCCTGGTATTGGCTGCTTTGCAAATTGTCGTTCAATTGTTCCTGTTTATGCACATCAGAGATAGTCCCGGTCCACGCTATCATATTGTCGCGCTTGCGCTGGGCTTGTTGTTTACCTTTGCGATTGTGGCAGGATCGATCTGGATCATGACGTTTGGCGGAAACCAGGCGTACTGA
- a CDS encoding ABC transporter permease: MFSFIIRRLLQSIPVLLGISLLLFFMMHAIPGGPLAMYDHEPGMTKELLAQLKANFGLNKPLWVQYLNWLGGALQGNFGYSFSYGVPALQMVLQRMPATLELMLSSFVIAVILSFVIGVFSALRQYSIWDYLLTILSYIGVAMPTFWLGLMVLVLFAVKLQWFPVGGMSSPGQALTLGNLIWHAVLPVSILALYLVAHESRYVRSSMLEVLGADYIRTARSKGLFPSVITWKHALKNALLPVITVMVMDGAYLFGGALVTETIFSWPGMGRLFIQAITQDDYPVIMVVISLLSVIIVLANILADVLYAVLDPRVKYD; the protein is encoded by the coding sequence GTGTTTAGTTTCATCATCAGGCGTCTGCTTCAATCCATTCCTGTCTTGCTGGGAATCTCTCTCTTGTTGTTTTTCATGATGCACGCGATCCCGGGCGGACCGCTTGCCATGTATGATCATGAGCCGGGAATGACCAAAGAACTGCTGGCACAGCTTAAAGCTAATTTTGGTCTCAACAAACCGCTTTGGGTACAGTACCTCAACTGGCTGGGTGGCGCTTTACAAGGCAATTTTGGCTATTCCTTCTCCTACGGCGTGCCTGCACTGCAAATGGTGCTACAGCGCATGCCAGCGACCCTCGAATTGATGCTCTCATCCTTTGTGATTGCCGTCATTCTATCGTTTGTCATCGGCGTGTTCAGCGCGCTTCGCCAATACTCCATCTGGGACTATCTTTTGACCATCCTCAGTTATATCGGTGTCGCCATGCCTACCTTTTGGTTAGGATTGATGGTTCTTGTACTCTTTGCCGTTAAACTACAGTGGTTTCCAGTAGGCGGCATGTCCTCTCCTGGCCAGGCCCTCACCCTCGGCAATCTGATCTGGCATGCCGTATTGCCCGTCAGTATCCTAGCTCTCTATCTTGTCGCACATGAGAGCCGTTATGTCCGCTCCTCGATGCTCGAAGTCTTGGGGGCCGACTATATCCGCACTGCGCGTTCTAAAGGATTGTTCCCATCCGTCATCACATGGAAGCACGCGCTAAAGAACGCACTTCTTCCAGTCATCACCGTGATGGTCATGGATGGCGCTTATCTTTTTGGAGGAGCGCTTGTCACAGAAACAATCTTTTCCTGGCCTGGTATGGGCCGCCTCTTTATCCAAGCGATTACACAGGATGACTACCCTGTCATCATGGTCGTCATTTCTTTGCTCTCTGTGATCATCGTTCTCGCAAATATCCTCGCTGACGTTCTCTATGCAGTGCTCGACCCACGCGTGAAATATGACTGA